The following are encoded in a window of Drosophila simulans strain w501 chromosome 3L, Prin_Dsim_3.1, whole genome shotgun sequence genomic DNA:
- the LOC6738839 gene encoding protein inturned — MRKSPGSLPSEAFSSSNSSLSNSYSDGSDLANWEEYVTTDGSLFYMEYVRCEKTGVSAERRVEFMRRSLRLGKKSSRRQPHSNNQNQSQNQNQSHGPSRLDTQTEPQEFRFSQFKTAAPDPKKLDLVITAADRFRFGRRSTAVESILGFRVLPFPDQPECLMVDGFVHDLSALQHGIKRGDWFRSLNGIELYASNVDELLQQFVEPTQVCLGFQSCGAASAVSPTDPGYNQNVREEQVCKVENFPMFTEKFEQMLITEGNFGGPGSSVDIRMPFAMLLLPPECYQHEQQQDSLYYFPETPDNFLFKARGSFLTLHAVLSELHTQPLSSRLLVDQVQYHVNYRRLNGFLVLFAYAGGLCSAAECSLRSDELIGYIRFSLPGLVLESFNQEGEPGNSSRLKLFLRHFCEIQRTRLVARCHGHIRFEELLGQSRSLPLPKEAQLRIFDALSEMEAMDYRNWNDEPLTTHREFFIYGSALYYDGFLVASLLPPEVRVSVEGFLRCRGIFELLGAAPGIKVREMYVWEEIVLPSATGRYFLTICTKNHLSLAVILKIFDAPDMAPDAVVGPSLFYIEEIQETLDHLVQCGIESLAMFWSVSNKRPEVLDATASESRDQEKEPNNRLESFLKQKLTVLSPSVEEEAQLCSSLGGSSIHSLTPSEDESCRRRLTPIHGAAEDSDSGSDWENFAVQHPLHYGLNLGAESHNQSQMTESMWKEINNVVPVKISAGWKNSVLHYVYIDIANGSLFAPFTDSSENSNYLSEIRQACHIIHAVLQKSKHYRRQLSESSRAQPSSNGHSSHTVSLVKEHGMTLEVSTQPKTDGQSQSPTSSRFVVVGRLFQSPAKEVYVCHRSDVPQNIVEMAFRLSFFSMG; from the coding sequence ATGCGCAAATCGCCGGGCAGCCTGCCCTCGGAGGCCTTCTCCAGTTCGAACTCCTCGCTGAGCAACTCGTACAGCGATGGCAGCGACCTGGCCAACTGGGAGGAGTACGTGACCACAGACGGCAGTCTCTTCTACATGGAGTATGTGAGATGTGAGAAGACTGGCGTCTCGGCGGAGCGGCGGGTGGAGTTCATGCGCCGATCGCTGCGCCTGGGAAAGAAGTCGTCGCGTCGCCAGCCGCACAGCAATAATCAGAATCAGAGTCAGAACCAAAACCAGTCCCACGGCCCCAGCCGGTTGGATACCCAGACGGAGCCGCAAGAGTTCCGTTTCTCACAGTTCAAGACGGCTGCCCCCGATCCCAAGAAACTGGATCTGGTGATCACAGCCGCCGATCGCTTCCGTTTCGGACGACGATCCACGGCGGTGGAGTCCATACTGGGCTTCCGGGTGCTGCCCTTTCCGGACCAACCAGAATGCCTGATGGTCGATGGATTCGTTCACGATCTGAGTGCTCTGCAGCACGGCATCAAGCGGGGAGATTGGTTTAGATCCCTGAATGGCATAGAGTTGTACGCCAGCAATGTGGATGAGTTGCTCCAGCAGTTCGTGGAGCCCACTCAGGTGTGCCTAGGGTTCCAGTCGTGCGGTGCGGCCAGTGCAGTTTCCCCCACCGATCCGGGGTATAATCAAAATGTTCGCGAGGAGCAGGTGTGCAAGGTGGAGAACTTTCCCATGTTCACGGAGAAGTTTGAGCAGATGTTGATAACGGAGGGGAACTTCGGTGGTCCCGGCAGTTCCGTGGACATAAGAATGCCCTTTGCTATGCTGCTACTCCCACCGGAGTGCTATCAGCATGAGCAGCAACAGGATTCCCTCTACTACTTTCCGGAAACCCCCGACAACTTCCTATTCAAGGCCCGTGGGAGTTTCCTCACCCTGCATGCCGTACTCAGTGAACTGCACACCCAGCCGCTGAGCTCAAGGCTGCTGGTGGACCAGGTGCAATACCACGTAAACTACCGCCGACTGAATGGGTTCCTAGTCCTCTTCGCCTACGCCGGAGGACTCTGCAGTGCGGCGGAGTGCAGCCTGCGATCGGATGAGCTGATCGGATACATACGCTTCTCTCTGCCGGGCTTGGTCCTGGAGAGCTTCAACCAGGAGGGAGAGCCGGGGAATAGTTCGAGACTAAAGCTGTTCCTGCGACACTTTTGTGAAATCCAGAGGACCCGGCTCGTGGCCAGATGCCATGGTCATATTCGTTTCGAGGAGCTCCTGGGCCAATCCCGCAGCCTGCCACTGCCCAAGGAAGCACAGCTGCGCATCTTTGATGCTCTGAGTGAAATGGAGGCCATGGACTATCGCAACTGGAACGATGAGCCACTCACCACCCATCGCGAGTTCTTCATCTACGGCAGTGCGCTGTACTACGATGGCTTCCTGGTGGCCAGCCTGTTGCCCCCGGAAGTGCGGGTGAGTGTAGAGGGATTTCTGCGCTGCCGCGGGATCTTCGAGTTGCTCGGAGCTGCTCCGGGAATCAAAGTTCGCGAGATGTACGTGTGGGAGGAGATAGTGTTGCCCAGTGCCACAGGGCGATATTTCCTTACCATCTGCACCAAGAACCACTTGAGTCTGGCCGTGATCTTAAAGATCTTCGATGCTCCGGACATGGCGCCGGATGCGGTGGTGGGACCATCGCTCTTTTACATCGAGGAGATTCAGGAGACGCTGGACCACCTGGTGCAATGCGGCATTGAGTCCCTGGCCATGTTCTGGTCCGTTTCCAATAAGAGACCGGAGGTGCTGGACGCCACTGCCAGCGAGAGCAGGGATCAGGAGAAGGAGCCGAACAACCGGCTGGAGTCCTTCCTCAAGCAGAAGCTAACCGTGCTGAGTCCTtcggtggaggaggaggcccaACTCTGCTCGTCCCTGGGTGGGTCTTCCATACACAGTCTGACTCCCAGTGAGGACGAGTCCTGTCGCAGGCGATTGACCCCCATCCATGGTGCTGCCGAGGACTCGGACAGCGGTTCCGACTGGGAGAACTTCGCCGTACAGCATCCACTCCACTATGGACTGAATCTCGGGGCCGAGAGCCACAACCAGAGCCAAATGACGGAGTCCATGTGGAAGGAGATCAACAACGTGGTGCCGGTCAAGATATCCGCCGGCTGGAAGAATTCCGTGCTGCACTACGTCTACATTGACATAGCCAATGGGTCCTTGTTTGCCCCATTTACCGACAGTTCCGAGAACTCCAACTACCTCTCCGAGATTCGTCAGGCGTGTCACATAATCCACGCCGTGCTGCAGAAATCCAAGCACTATCGCAGGCAACTATCGGAATCCTCGAGAGCACAGCCGAGCTCGAACGGGCACAGTAGCCACACAGTGTCGCTGGTCAAGGAGCACGGCATGACCCTGGAGGTCAGCACGCAACCCAAAACGGATGGGCAATCCCAATCCCCGACGAGCAGTCGCTTCGTGGTGGTTGGTCGCCTCTTTCAGTCGCCAGCCAAGGAAGTGTACGTGTGTCACCGGTCCGATGTTCCCCAGAACATAGTCGAGATGGCCTTTCGGTTGTCCTTCTTCTCCATGGGATGA
- the LOC6738840 gene encoding uncharacterized protein LOC6738840 translates to MDMMTATWMLFCLVLCSTAMAMEEESGSGLFNVTGNPSDTEASPKLPSEVQKAVCTVTAGEVKASAEAVTTKTLKGVCGSDEMNMAFRSLENKLYEELRVMKLILVHLAKANGLKLNTAFSTSLPTPPPTVRPITSAAVPPIFKPIDPPKKLSNSTNSKAEENEVAPDFGLKKSPTLKNLETNANLGARETEVDKFNNTVLADQDVKLFTYYWKLENVTELIKAPKLATVSSPIFSFKGKSLQLKCTFHHMNRELLNLQLGYGVFNPKSKTGQSNNILLEMDGIFQNTKWTEDIQQKHKISILDQSHTHRRTQDLSSQVLNKVDMGFSIPNSVLLGSSYIKQNALLIQILLYL, encoded by the exons ATGGATATGATGACAGCTACGTGGATGCTGTTCTGCCTTGTTCTCTGCTCCACGGCCATGGCGATGGAGGAGGAATCGGGCAGTGGACTGTTCAACGTCACTGGGAATCCCTCGGATACGGAAGCTTCTCCAAAACTGCCCAGCGAAGTGCAGAAAGCGGTTTGCACTGTGACTGCGGGTGAGGTGAAGGCGTCTGCCGAGGCTGTCACCACAAAAACCCTCAAGGGAGTGTGTGGATCAG ATGAAATGAACATGGCCTTCCGGAGTCTGGAGAACAAGCTCTACGAAGAGCTTCGTGTAATGAAACTGATTTTGGTGCACTTAGCCAAGGCGAATGGACTTAAGCTCAATACAGCCTTTTCCACATCTCTGCCCACTCCACCTCCGACTGTGAGGCCAATCACCAGCGCTGCTGTGCCGCCAATCTTCAAGCCAATCGATCCTCCCAAGAAGCTTTCCAATTCAACCAATTCGAAAGCCGAAGAGAACGAAGTTGCTCCAGACTTCGGACTCAAGAAGAGTCCTACTCTGAAAAACTTGGAGACGAACGCAAATCTTGGAGCTCGGGAAACGGAAGTCGATAAGTTCAATAACACTGTACTGGCCGATCAGGATGTAAAGTTGTTCACCTACTATTGGAAGCTGGAGAACGTCACGGAACTAATCAAAGCACCTAAATTGGCCACTGTCAGTAGTCCGATATTCAGCTTTAAAG GAAAGTCCCTGCAACTAAAGTGCACTTTCCATCACATGAATCGCGAGCTGCTGAACCTGCAATTGGGATACGGCGTCTTTAACCCGAAATCTAAAACTGGCCAAAGCAACAACATCTTGTTAGAAATGGACGGAATTTTCCAGAACACTAAGTGGACCGAAGATATCCAGCAGAAGCACAAAATTTCCATACTGGATCAAAGTCACACCCACCGAAGAACGCAAGATCTCAGTTCACAGGTGCTGAACAAGGTAGACATGGGCTTCTCCATCCCGAACAGCGTGCTCCTCGGCAGCTCTTACATCAAGCAGAACGCGCTGTTAATCCAGattcttttatatttgtgA